A DNA window from Agarivorans sp. TSD2052 contains the following coding sequences:
- a CDS encoding flagellar motor protein MotB — protein MCNDVLKALSWISTEMRHRYAAPAKRNANTERWLVSYADYMTLMFALFVVLYSMAIANEQEYPELQQRLQQAIALLEISEPPAVEDSNHSILVGEGDTILENNNQAVIEDVIKNQPELEPLPMLAEQIALEFKDYLHTDDIIVSYDDQWLSIELDSRLFFASGSAYLIKPAEQIIIRLAGKLKTVDNYLRVRGYTDEDSIDSALYPSNWELSAARATRVLRELEANGVQPARMAIEAYAHYSPQTDQLSHSKSRRVVIALSNKRWQPPRAPIVEDGKSTMTTEKPKPKPDSDTMLAVPLEGGGVRFTTRQDDK, from the coding sequence ATGTGCAACGACGTCTTAAAAGCTTTGTCGTGGATATCGACTGAGATGCGGCATCGTTACGCGGCACCCGCAAAGCGCAATGCCAACACAGAGCGCTGGTTAGTGTCTTATGCGGATTACATGACCTTGATGTTTGCGCTGTTTGTGGTGCTGTACTCAATGGCCATAGCCAATGAACAAGAATACCCAGAGTTACAACAGCGTCTACAACAGGCTATCGCGCTATTAGAAATTAGTGAACCGCCAGCGGTTGAAGACTCAAACCACTCAATCTTGGTGGGCGAAGGGGATACTATTTTAGAAAACAATAACCAAGCAGTTATTGAAGATGTGATTAAAAATCAGCCTGAATTAGAACCTTTGCCAATGTTGGCAGAGCAAATTGCGCTAGAGTTTAAAGATTATCTGCATACTGACGACATAATAGTGAGTTATGACGATCAATGGTTAAGTATTGAGTTAGATAGTCGATTGTTTTTTGCCAGTGGTAGCGCTTACCTGATTAAACCAGCCGAACAAATTATAATCCGGTTGGCAGGCAAACTAAAAACGGTGGATAACTATTTACGGGTGCGCGGATACACCGATGAAGACAGCATTGACAGTGCGCTTTACCCAAGTAACTGGGAGTTGTCAGCAGCTAGAGCTACCCGTGTATTAAGAGAACTAGAAGCGAATGGTGTGCAACCAGCACGCATGGCGATTGAAGCCTATGCACACTATTCCCCTCAAACCGATCAGTTAAGTCATAGTAAGAGCAGGCGAGTCGTCATCGCTTTGTCTAATAAGCGTTGGCAGCCACCAAGGGCGCCTATTGTCGAAGACGGGAAATCGACGATGACAACAGAAAAACCAAAGCCTAAGCCTGATAGTGATACTATGTTGGCTGTACCACTTGAAGGTGGTGGGGTTAGGTTTACAACAAGGCAGGATGATAAGTGA